One Sphingomonas sabuli genomic region harbors:
- the paaZ gene encoding phenylacetic acid degradation bifunctional protein PaaZ, which produces MKTTQLLNYERDRWIAGSGQLTELPSAIDGSPVATAGSGGLDFGAMLKHAREVGGPALRKMSFHERAWMLKGLGLAIMERKEELYALNPLTGATRKDGWIDIEGGAMTLLSFSSKGRRELPDAHVLLDGQIEPLSKTGSFVGQHIYTTMQGAAVHINAFNFPVWGMLEKLGPTLLAGMPAIVKPASSTSFLTEAAFRIMIDTGLLPDGAVQLIVGGVGDLFDHLGGQDVVSFTGSAATASKLKSHPTVLRESVKFVAEQDSLNASVLGPDAAPGTPEFDLFVKEVVSEMTVKAGQKCTAIRRALVPAAHLDAVERAMDERLRATTVGDPREDSSRMGGLVSCSQRDDVKSQLKKLVDAGARIVSGDPDAAVGPEGGAFMQPILLRADDPWHAAAVHDVEAFGPVSTIMPYRDMADAIALANRGMGSLALSLFTHDEAAARDFIQGAAAFHGRMLVINRDNAKESTGHGSPLPVLVHGGPGRAGGSEEMGGIRGVKHYMQRTAIQSTPAMIAAISEQYIPGAPKHFLTDVHPFRKTMSELAVGDTWRTDSRTVTIADIEHFAEFTGDTFYAHMNEEAAKASPIFEGRVAHGYLILSFAAGLFVDPDPGPVLANTGLENLRFLTPLYPGDAMRVELTVRSKSLKSEETGVVRWAVEIFNQKDELVATYDLLTENLP; this is translated from the coding sequence ATGAAGACCACCCAATTGCTCAACTACGAACGCGACCGGTGGATTGCCGGTTCGGGCCAGCTTACGGAATTGCCGAGCGCGATCGACGGCTCGCCCGTCGCGACCGCGGGCTCCGGCGGGCTCGATTTCGGCGCCATGCTGAAACACGCCCGGGAGGTCGGCGGCCCGGCACTGCGCAAGATGAGTTTCCATGAGCGCGCCTGGATGCTCAAGGGCCTCGGCCTTGCGATCATGGAGCGCAAGGAGGAACTGTACGCGCTCAACCCGCTGACCGGCGCCACGCGCAAGGATGGGTGGATCGACATCGAAGGCGGGGCGATGACCCTGCTATCCTTCTCGTCCAAAGGCCGCCGGGAACTGCCCGACGCCCACGTCCTGCTCGACGGCCAGATCGAGCCTTTGTCGAAGACCGGCAGCTTCGTCGGCCAGCATATCTACACGACGATGCAGGGCGCGGCGGTGCATATCAACGCCTTCAATTTCCCGGTCTGGGGGATGCTGGAAAAGCTTGGGCCGACCTTGCTCGCGGGCATGCCGGCGATCGTCAAACCGGCCAGCTCCACCAGTTTCCTGACCGAAGCGGCCTTCCGCATCATGATCGATACCGGCTTGCTGCCGGACGGCGCGGTGCAGCTGATCGTCGGCGGCGTCGGCGACCTGTTCGACCATCTGGGCGGTCAGGACGTGGTGAGCTTCACCGGGTCCGCTGCGACCGCGTCAAAGCTCAAGAGCCATCCGACCGTTTTGCGCGAAAGCGTCAAGTTCGTTGCCGAGCAGGACAGTCTCAACGCCTCCGTCCTTGGCCCGGACGCCGCTCCGGGCACGCCGGAATTCGACCTGTTCGTCAAGGAAGTGGTCAGCGAGATGACGGTCAAGGCGGGGCAGAAATGCACCGCCATCCGCCGCGCGCTCGTCCCCGCCGCCCATCTCGACGCGGTCGAGCGGGCGATGGACGAGCGCTTGCGGGCAACCACCGTCGGCGATCCTCGCGAGGACAGCAGCCGCATGGGCGGGCTGGTTTCGTGCAGCCAGCGCGACGACGTCAAAAGCCAGTTGAAGAAGCTGGTCGATGCCGGAGCGCGGATCGTGTCCGGCGACCCCGACGCCGCCGTCGGTCCGGAAGGCGGCGCGTTCATGCAGCCGATCCTGCTGCGCGCCGACGACCCATGGCACGCCGCGGCGGTCCATGACGTCGAGGCGTTCGGCCCGGTCAGCACGATCATGCCATATCGAGACATGGCCGACGCCATCGCACTGGCAAATCGCGGCATGGGCAGCCTGGCGCTGTCGCTGTTCACCCATGACGAGGCGGCCGCCCGCGATTTCATCCAGGGCGCGGCCGCCTTCCACGGGCGGATGCTGGTCATCAACCGCGACAATGCGAAGGAAAGCACGGGCCACGGCAGTCCCCTGCCCGTCCTCGTCCACGGCGGTCCCGGCCGCGCTGGCGGCAGCGAGGAAATGGGCGGCATCCGCGGCGTGAAGCATTACATGCAGCGCACGGCGATCCAGTCGACCCCGGCGATGATCGCGGCAATCTCCGAGCAGTACATTCCCGGCGCGCCCAAGCATTTCCTCACCGACGTTCACCCGTTCCGCAAGACGATGAGCGAGCTTGCCGTCGGCGACACGTGGCGGACCGACAGCCGCACGGTGACGATCGCCGACATTGAGCATTTCGCCGAATTCACCGGCGACACTTTCTACGCCCACATGAACGAAGAGGCGGCCAAGGCCTCGCCGATCTTCGAGGGCCGGGTCGCCCACGGTTATCTGATCCTCAGCTTCGCCGCCGGCCTGTTCGTCGATCCGGACCCCGGTCCGGTCTTGGCCAACACCGGCCTTGAAAACCTGCGCTTCCTGACCCCGCTCTATCCCGGCGATGCGATGCGGGTCGAACTGACCGTGCGGTCGAAAAGCCTGAAGAGCGAGGAAACGGGCGTGGTCCGCTGGGCCGTCGAAATCTTCAACCAGAAGGACGAGCTAGTTGCCACGTACGACTTGCTGACGGAAAACCTGCCCTAA
- a CDS encoding F0F1 ATP synthase subunit A, whose translation MAAEGKIDPMHQFTVQPLVPLHIGEYDVSFTNSAAWMLAALALIGLFMWGGMRRQVVPGRWQMAVEGLTGFIDDMLNVNIGPNGKKYVPYIFSLFTFILACNLLGLMPFGIIPGFHAFTPTSHFSITGVLAIISFSIVLLVGFAKHKLHFFSLFVPHGTPIVMVPLIFIIEFISFMVRPFSLGLRLFVAMIAGHILMEVFGSFIISAGNTFAAEPASGGGVMGLLVSAISFLFIIGVSALELLVAAIQAYVFALLTTLYLNDAENLH comes from the coding sequence GTGGCCGCAGAAGGCAAGATCGACCCGATGCACCAATTCACGGTGCAGCCGCTGGTCCCGCTGCACATCGGTGAATATGACGTCAGCTTCACCAACAGCGCGGCGTGGATGCTGGCCGCGCTGGCGCTAATCGGCCTGTTCATGTGGGGCGGCATGCGGCGCCAGGTCGTGCCCGGCCGCTGGCAGATGGCGGTCGAAGGGCTGACCGGCTTCATCGACGACATGTTGAACGTGAACATCGGGCCCAACGGCAAGAAGTACGTGCCCTACATCTTCTCGCTGTTCACCTTCATCCTCGCCTGCAACCTGCTTGGCCTGATGCCGTTCGGCATCATTCCCGGTTTTCACGCCTTCACGCCGACCAGCCATTTCAGCATCACCGGCGTGCTCGCGATCATCAGCTTCTCGATCGTGCTCCTGGTCGGTTTCGCAAAGCACAAGCTGCACTTCTTCTCGCTGTTCGTGCCGCACGGCACGCCGATCGTCATGGTGCCGCTGATCTTCATCATCGAGTTCATCAGCTTCATGGTCCGGCCGTTCAGCCTTGGCCTGCGACTGTTCGTGGCGATGATCGCTGGCCACATCCTGATGGAAGTGTTCGGCAGCTTCATCATCAGCGCCGGCAACACCTTCGCGGCGGAGCCCGCCAGCGGCGGCGGCGTGATGGGCCTGCTGGTCAGCGCGATCAGCTTCCTGTTCATCATCGGCGTGTCCGCGCTCGAACTGCTGGTCGCGGCCATCCAGGCCTATGTTTTCGCGCTTCTGACGACGCTGTATCTCAACGACGCAGAAAATCTTCACTAA
- a CDS encoding YdbL family protein, which produces MILARLIGAIVVAVAVPALAQDTSALVQARQAGVIGERFDGYLGHAATASDAVRRQAASINIRRRSLYTGLAQRRGVTVQEVGITAGCELLAGVRTGEIYMLSDGVWRKRQPGQPAAVPDYCG; this is translated from the coding sequence GTGATCCTTGCCCGGCTGATCGGCGCAATCGTCGTGGCGGTAGCCGTCCCGGCGCTGGCGCAGGACACGTCGGCGCTGGTCCAGGCGCGCCAGGCGGGCGTGATCGGCGAACGGTTCGACGGATATCTGGGCCATGCCGCCACGGCCAGCGACGCCGTCCGCCGTCAGGCCGCATCGATCAATATCCGCCGCCGCAGCCTCTACACCGGCCTCGCCCAGCGGCGCGGGGTTACCGTGCAGGAAGTCGGCATCACGGCCGGTTGCGAACTCCTTGCCGGCGTCCGCACCGGCGAAATCTACATGTTGAGCGACGGCGTGTGGCGCAAGCGCCAGCCCGGGCAGCCCGCGGCGGTTCCCGATTATTGCGGCTGA
- a CDS encoding PdaC/SigV domain-containing protein — protein MRMILLALAATLIACSDAPPTPPAAVSAAAPQAPPAGVLDEKDALLEWHVAWPAEVAAIPALKAMIVDPALKAKTEMRETAAADKAMRARDGNPMPGPYHYAVDVTVAGQSGRLLSLARAWSEFTGGAHPMHGTEGIFWDRSANRRISAFDLVTGGEAEFARIYADKLCAAIDRQRAEKRSGDAGLGTIPEFDQCPKLGDLAVIPLAGTDRRFDRIRFHADPYLLGPYAEGDYDVELDVDARFAAALKPEYREAFAAQPQ, from the coding sequence ATGCGCATGATTCTTCTCGCCCTCGCCGCGACCCTGATCGCCTGTTCGGACGCGCCGCCGACGCCCCCGGCCGCCGTTAGTGCCGCAGCGCCGCAGGCGCCGCCGGCCGGCGTGCTCGACGAAAAGGACGCGCTGCTGGAATGGCACGTGGCCTGGCCGGCCGAAGTCGCCGCCATCCCGGCGCTGAAGGCAATGATCGTCGACCCCGCGCTGAAGGCGAAAACGGAAATGCGCGAGACGGCGGCGGCGGACAAGGCCATGCGCGCCAGGGACGGCAACCCGATGCCCGGGCCTTATCATTATGCGGTCGACGTGACGGTCGCAGGGCAATCCGGACGCCTGCTCAGCCTGGCGCGGGCGTGGAGCGAGTTCACCGGCGGGGCGCATCCCATGCACGGGACCGAAGGCATCTTTTGGGACAGGTCGGCGAACCGCCGGATCAGCGCGTTCGACCTTGTCACGGGCGGCGAGGCGGAATTCGCCCGCATTTACGCCGACAAGCTGTGTGCCGCGATCGACCGGCAACGGGCGGAAAAGCGCAGCGGCGACGCCGGTCTCGGGACGATCCCGGAATTCGACCAGTGCCCGAAGCTGGGCGACCTAGCGGTCATCCCGCTGGCCGGCACCGACCGGCGTTTTGACCGGATCCGGTTTCATGCCGACCCGTATCTGCTGGGGCCTTATGCGGAGGGAGATTATGACGTCGAGCTGGACGTCGATGCGCGCTTCGCGGCCGCGCTCAAGCCGGAGTATCGCGAGGCGTTCGCGGCTCAGCCGCAATAA
- a CDS encoding YnbE family lipoprotein — MKAVLRLSAITAMAVPLASCITVKAPEKPIEINLNVDIRQEVLVRLQQDVEQLIQNNPDAFPTTPGRTQ, encoded by the coding sequence ATGAAAGCCGTGCTGCGGCTGTCCGCCATAACGGCCATGGCCGTCCCGCTGGCCAGCTGCATCACCGTCAAGGCGCCGGAAAAGCCGATCGAGATCAACCTCAACGTCGACATTCGGCAGGAAGTGCTGGTGCGTCTTCAGCAGGACGTCGAACAGCTGATCCAGAACAATCCCGACGCCTTCCCGACGACTCCGGGCCGGACCCAGTGA
- a CDS encoding FAD-dependent oxidoreductase has product METIGADLQFLTPQPFGGDQLDALRAISDERFYEAGTMVANAGEPSDRFVVVLEGEIVPIDAFTGERIGESSLRDGQFMGELAFLNGGSVTLPMRAAVDTRTLEAPRAAMLDLMARVPEIGDHVLTVFAARRRMQYEQGRSSVKLIGADADPAVQRVAVFLSRNRIPFQSYDLDEQSEEGLAVCRIAAHQPAVLVGKDNKLDDPTPRKVAALLGLDLHSEDTEQLDLLIVGGGPAGVAAAVYAGSEGLNALVIEDNAIGGQAGTSSRIENYMGFPTGISGGDLIFRGQVQAMKFGTRFAMPRSVRLLETVDDGFCATLDDGDRLCARAVLVATGVQYRRLPVDRIEEFEGAGIYYAATEMEARFCRETEAVVVGGGNSAGQAAMYLSRFARHVHVLVRGPDLASSMSAYLRSRLDADPRITIHYGAQLCGLDGDAHLSAVRVSTPDGERRIDCSALFLMIGAQPNTGWLSGMVALDNRGFVQTGAEAGVTSDFETSRPGIFAVGDVRSGSVKRVASAVGEGSVVVSAIWTYLDQQARAGSRIAAAHAA; this is encoded by the coding sequence ATGGAAACCATCGGCGCGGACCTGCAATTCCTCACGCCCCAGCCGTTCGGCGGGGACCAGCTCGACGCGCTGCGCGCCATCTCCGACGAGCGCTTCTACGAGGCCGGGACGATGGTCGCCAACGCCGGCGAACCGTCGGATCGCTTCGTCGTCGTGCTCGAAGGCGAAATCGTGCCGATTGACGCGTTCACCGGGGAACGCATCGGCGAATCGTCCCTGCGCGACGGCCAGTTCATGGGGGAGCTCGCCTTCCTCAACGGGGGCAGCGTCACCCTGCCCATGCGCGCCGCGGTCGACACGCGCACGTTGGAAGCGCCGCGCGCCGCGATGCTCGACCTGATGGCGCGGGTGCCGGAGATCGGTGATCATGTGCTGACCGTTTTCGCCGCGCGCCGGCGGATGCAATACGAACAGGGCCGTAGCTCGGTGAAGCTGATCGGCGCCGATGCCGACCCGGCCGTCCAGCGGGTGGCGGTCTTCCTGTCGCGCAACCGCATCCCTTTCCAGTCCTACGACCTCGACGAACAAAGCGAGGAAGGTCTGGCCGTTTGCCGCATCGCCGCGCACCAGCCGGCCGTGCTGGTCGGCAAGGACAACAAGCTGGACGACCCGACCCCGCGCAAGGTCGCCGCGCTGCTCGGTCTCGACCTGCACAGCGAGGATACCGAGCAGCTCGACCTGCTGATCGTCGGCGGCGGACCGGCCGGCGTCGCGGCGGCGGTCTATGCCGGGTCCGAAGGGCTCAATGCGCTGGTGATCGAGGACAATGCCATCGGCGGCCAGGCCGGGACCAGCAGCCGGATCGAAAATTACATGGGCTTTCCGACCGGCATTTCGGGCGGCGACCTGATCTTCCGCGGACAGGTCCAGGCAATGAAGTTCGGCACCCGCTTTGCCATGCCGCGGTCGGTGCGGCTGCTCGAAACCGTCGACGACGGCTTTTGCGCGACGCTCGACGACGGCGACCGGTTGTGCGCCCGCGCGGTGCTGGTCGCGACCGGGGTGCAATATCGCCGTCTCCCGGTCGACCGGATCGAGGAATTCGAGGGCGCCGGCATCTATTATGCCGCGACCGAGATGGAGGCGCGCTTCTGTCGCGAGACCGAAGCGGTGGTGGTCGGCGGCGGCAATTCGGCCGGGCAGGCGGCGATGTACCTGTCGCGCTTTGCCCGCCATGTCCACGTGCTGGTGCGCGGCCCGGACCTCGCCAGTTCGATGAGCGCCTACCTCCGCTCGCGCCTCGACGCCGACCCGCGCATCACCATCCACTACGGCGCGCAGCTATGCGGGCTCGATGGCGACGCGCACTTGTCGGCGGTGCGCGTCTCGACACCCGACGGGGAACGGCGGATCGACTGCTCCGCCTTGTTCCTGATGATCGGCGCGCAGCCCAACACCGGCTGGCTGTCCGGCATGGTCGCGCTCGACAATCGCGGTTTCGTGCAGACCGGCGCCGAAGCGGGCGTCACCAGCGACTTCGAAACCTCGCGGCCGGGCATCTTCGCGGTCGGCGACGTCCGCTCTGGCTCGGTCAAGCGCGTTGCCTCGGCGGTCGGCGAAGGCTCGGTCGTGGTCAGCGCGATCTGGACCTATCTCGACCAGCAGGCGCGGGCCGGGTCGCGGATAGCCGCCGCCCACGCGGCCTGA
- a CDS encoding CBS domain-containing protein — translation MKISQVMTRDVKTVRPDQTAKEAAAFMLEEDAGSMPVSDGDRLVGMITDRDITVRGVAKGHGPDTPVSELMTSDVLCVRDDEDVADVATKMGKAQVRRLPVIDSNEKLCGIVSLGDLSRETDGEPAHQAFDGVSAAGDRHKQQG, via the coding sequence ATGAAGATCAGCCAGGTAATGACCCGCGACGTGAAGACCGTCCGTCCCGACCAGACCGCCAAGGAGGCCGCGGCCTTCATGCTGGAAGAAGATGCCGGATCGATGCCGGTAAGCGACGGCGACCGCCTCGTCGGCATGATCACCGACCGCGACATCACCGTGCGCGGCGTGGCCAAGGGCCACGGTCCCGACACGCCGGTCAGCGAATTGATGACCAGCGACGTGCTGTGCGTGCGCGATGACGAGGATGTCGCCGACGTCGCCACCAAGATGGGCAAGGCGCAGGTTCGCCGCCTGCCGGTGATCGATTCCAACGAGAAGCTGTGCGGCATCGTCAGCCTTGGCGACCTTAGCCGCGAAACCGACGGCGAGCCCGCCCACCAGGCGTTCGACGGCGTCAGCGCCGCCGGCGACCGGCACAAGCAGCAGGGCTAG
- the radC gene encoding RadC family protein produces MNSASGHRARLRKRLFDGGGKALLDHELVEYLLALAIPRRDTKDQAKALIRQFGGVGPLLAASADTLRREGLSDTVIAALKIAEATALRLLETRTEGAPVLSSWDALSQYLHAAMAHSRTEQVRVLFLNAKNMLIANEAMWNGSVDEASVHVREVIARAIALDATALIIVHNHPSGDPTPSHQDVRITQDLVEAARHMKITIHDHVIVGASGQSSMRALGLL; encoded by the coding sequence ATGAACAGCGCCAGCGGCCACCGGGCCCGGCTGCGCAAGCGGCTGTTCGACGGCGGCGGCAAGGCGCTGCTGGATCATGAACTGGTGGAGTATCTGCTGGCGCTGGCGATTCCGCGCCGCGATACGAAAGATCAGGCGAAGGCGCTGATCCGCCAGTTCGGCGGGGTGGGACCGCTGTTGGCGGCAAGCGCCGACACGCTGCGCCGCGAAGGGCTGAGCGATACGGTCATCGCCGCCCTGAAGATCGCGGAGGCGACCGCGCTGCGCTTGCTGGAAACGCGAACGGAAGGCGCGCCGGTGCTGTCGAGCTGGGACGCGCTGTCCCAGTACCTGCACGCGGCGATGGCCCATTCGCGGACCGAACAGGTGCGCGTGCTGTTCCTTAACGCCAAGAACATGCTGATCGCCAACGAGGCGATGTGGAACGGATCGGTCGACGAGGCATCGGTTCACGTCCGTGAAGTCATTGCCCGGGCCATCGCGCTGGACGCGACGGCGCTGATCATCGTCCACAACCACCCCAGCGGCGATCCGACGCCCTCACATCAGGACGTGCGGATCACCCAGGATCTGGTCGAAGCCGCGCGGCACATGAAGATCACCATCCACGATCACGTCATCGTCGGAGCGTCGGGACAATCGAGCATGCGCGCGCTCGGCCTGCTGTAG
- a CDS encoding intermembrane phospholipid transport protein YdbH family protein, whose product MAKGSDESGEVLVVESRARRTRRLISWIALGLVVLVAVALAIAWVQRRPIARNAIQNELAKRGVRAEFTLDRVGLRTQEISNLRIGDPANPDVTARNVRIQMRIKWNGSVDVYRIVARGMRLRGRVYPDGRVSWGELDKLLPPPSGKPFSLPDVAVDVADSSISLRTPWGPLGFAAQGVGNLTGGFKGRFVSSSPGLQTPTCTFSAFRGYGAIEIEARRPHVIGPITAGNLSCPKSNFSIARPRLELDAQFGEAFDSYDAKARLISSQVIAGVNGLAALNGTITIKGKPDDSRGHLEITAQKSRLSSIRADRTVLAGDYKLRLDSGELTLVGKYAANSASLDANLVNGFTGAMMAAKDTPIGPVAVNIARAVGRSAGNFDVAGKLRLVNFRGGGAIRIDDATATTATGGRVQVSGGKGITYYWPSGRIGIDGTIRTAGGGLPNGYLAISSTRSGGYSGVGRFRPYVINGNRLDLSDLRFQAEPNGMTRFAAVATVTGAFSSGQVRGLHVPITGRVGANGGLYVGERCTVVSWDSFSLRDVHLGATRLPICPTGPAILYQPAGGSLTFAAQVSNPRIAGRLGNSPLSVIADRLDFSGAKGFATTNLRARLGDPNSPVQITGARLDGTFAGAGISGSIRDGTAVIGNVPLRMTDINGRWNLHGSDLTIGGGLMVNHIAPEPLFYPLASDNVRFLLRNNLIKATASLRHPDSGTKVTDVTIDHSLNSGSGNALLDVPGLTFGEGLQPEELTRLTEGVVALVQGTITGQGRINWNRAGKVTSTGDFATANTNLAAPFGPVEGLSTNIHFTNLLGLETGPGQVATVRSINPGIIVQDGVIRYQLLPNQLVKIERGEWPFMGGKLILQETILNFGSDTPKRLTFELEGFNSQMFIDSLDFQGLEISGTFDGVLPMIFDDEGGRIVGGRLVSREPGGRFRYTGTKPDAGLVAGVAFDLLSDIRFRNMVIRLDGDLAGEFASRFTIEEISVGGEGGGLISSLVRGAFRNVPIKINLNIAGPFRALIQMAKGFKDPSAVIQPVLPFPLDAPGLVVESRTLRKEEDQERITPIDQIEATPTPPQPNE is encoded by the coding sequence ATGGCGAAAGGCAGCGATGAGAGCGGCGAGGTTCTGGTCGTGGAATCGCGCGCCCGCCGTACCCGCCGGCTGATCAGCTGGATCGCGCTCGGTCTTGTCGTGCTGGTCGCGGTCGCGCTGGCCATCGCCTGGGTCCAGCGCCGGCCGATTGCCCGCAACGCCATTCAGAACGAACTTGCAAAGCGCGGCGTGCGCGCCGAATTCACGCTCGACCGGGTCGGGCTGCGGACGCAGGAAATCAGCAACCTGCGGATTGGCGATCCGGCCAATCCCGACGTCACCGCCCGCAACGTGCGCATCCAGATGCGCATCAAGTGGAACGGCAGCGTCGACGTCTATCGCATCGTTGCTCGCGGAATGCGGCTGCGCGGCCGGGTCTATCCGGACGGGCGGGTCAGCTGGGGCGAGCTGGACAAGCTGCTGCCGCCGCCTTCGGGCAAGCCGTTCAGCCTGCCCGACGTCGCGGTCGACGTTGCCGACAGCAGCATTTCGCTGCGCACGCCATGGGGTCCGCTGGGCTTTGCTGCGCAGGGCGTCGGCAATCTGACCGGTGGCTTCAAGGGCCGCTTCGTGTCGTCCAGTCCCGGCCTGCAGACGCCGACCTGCACGTTTTCCGCCTTCCGCGGCTATGGCGCGATCGAGATCGAGGCGCGCCGCCCGCACGTTATCGGCCCGATTACCGCTGGCAACCTGTCCTGCCCGAAAAGCAATTTCTCGATTGCGCGGCCGCGGCTCGAACTGGACGCGCAGTTCGGTGAGGCGTTCGACAGCTACGATGCCAAGGCGCGCCTGATCTCCAGCCAGGTCATCGCCGGCGTCAACGGGCTGGCCGCGCTCAACGGCACCATCACCATCAAGGGCAAGCCCGACGATTCGCGCGGGCATCTGGAAATCACCGCGCAGAAGTCGCGCCTCAGCTCGATCCGTGCCGACCGCACCGTCCTCGCCGGCGACTACAAGCTCCGGCTCGACAGCGGCGAATTGACCCTGGTCGGCAAGTACGCCGCCAACAGCGCCAGCCTCGATGCCAATCTGGTCAACGGCTTCACCGGCGCGATGATGGCGGCCAAGGACACGCCGATCGGCCCGGTCGCGGTCAATATTGCGCGCGCGGTCGGACGCAGCGCCGGCAATTTCGACGTCGCCGGCAAGCTTCGGCTGGTCAATTTCCGCGGCGGCGGGGCAATCCGCATCGACGACGCCACCGCGACCACCGCCACCGGCGGGCGCGTGCAAGTGTCGGGTGGCAAGGGCATCACTTATTATTGGCCATCGGGGCGGATCGGCATCGACGGCACCATCCGCACCGCAGGCGGCGGCCTGCCCAACGGCTATCTCGCGATCAGCTCGACCCGTTCGGGCGGCTATTCCGGCGTCGGCCGCTTCCGGCCCTACGTCATCAACGGCAACCGGCTGGATCTCAGCGACCTGCGCTTCCAGGCCGAACCCAACGGGATGACCCGCTTCGCCGCCGTCGCCACCGTGACCGGTGCCTTCTCGTCGGGCCAGGTGCGCGGGCTCCACGTGCCGATCACCGGGCGCGTCGGCGCCAATGGCGGGCTGTACGTCGGCGAACGCTGCACCGTCGTCAGCTGGGACAGCTTTTCGCTGCGCGATGTCCACCTTGGCGCGACCCGGCTACCGATCTGTCCGACCGGCCCCGCAATCCTCTACCAGCCGGCGGGCGGAAGCCTGACCTTTGCGGCGCAGGTCTCCAATCCCCGAATTGCCGGGCGGCTGGGCAATTCGCCGCTGTCGGTGATTGCCGACAGGCTCGACTTCTCCGGCGCCAAGGGCTTTGCCACGACCAACCTGCGCGCGCGGCTGGGCGACCCCAATTCTCCGGTGCAGATCACCGGCGCCCGGCTCGACGGCACCTTTGCCGGCGCGGGAATCAGCGGCTCGATCCGCGACGGCACCGCGGTCATCGGCAACGTCCCCTTGCGCATGACCGACATCAACGGCCGCTGGAACCTGCATGGCAGCGACCTGACCATCGGCGGCGGGCTGATGGTCAACCACATCGCTCCCGAACCGCTCTTCTATCCGCTGGCCAGTGACAACGTCCGCTTCCTGCTGCGCAACAACCTCATCAAGGCGACCGCGTCGCTGCGTCACCCCGACAGCGGCACTAAGGTCACCGACGTGACCATCGACCACAGCCTCAACAGCGGTTCGGGCAACGCATTGCTCGACGTCCCCGGCCTGACGTTCGGCGAGGGATTGCAGCCGGAAGAACTCACCCGGCTGACCGAAGGCGTCGTCGCGCTGGTTCAGGGCACCATCACCGGCCAGGGACGGATCAACTGGAACCGCGCCGGCAAGGTCACCTCGACCGGTGACTTCGCCACCGCCAACACCAATCTCGCCGCCCCGTTCGGCCCGGTCGAAGGCCTGTCGACCAACATCCACTTCACCAACCTGCTGGGCCTCGAAACCGGGCCCGGCCAGGTCGCCACCGTCCGCAGCATCAACCCCGGCATCATCGTCCAAGACGGCGTCATCCGTTACCAGCTGCTGCCCAACCAGCTGGTCAAGATCGAGCGCGGCGAATGGCCGTTCATGGGCGGAAAGCTGATCCTGCAGGAAACCATCCTCAACTTCGGCAGCGACACGCCCAAGCGCCTGACGTTCGAACTGGAAGGCTTCAATTCGCAGATGTTCATCGACAGCCTCGACTTCCAGGGGCTGGAAATCAGCGGCACCTTCGACGGCGTCCTGCCGATGATCTTCGACGATGAAGGCGGGCGCATCGTCGGTGGCCGCCTGGTCTCGCGCGAGCCTGGCGGCCGCTTCCGCTACACCGGGACCAAGCCCGACGCGGGGCTGGTCGCAGGGGTTGCGTTCGACTTGTTGAGCGACATCCGCTTCCGCAACATGGTCATCCGTCTTGACGGCGACCTCGCAGGCGAATTCGCGAGCCGGTTCACGATTGAGGAAATCTCGGTCGGGGGCGAAGGCGGCGGGCTGATCTCCAGCCTCGTTCGCGGCGCCTTCCGCAACGTGCCGATCAAGATCAACCTCAACATCGCCGGCCCGTTCCGCGCGCTGATCCAGATGGCCAAGGGCTTCAAGGACCCCAGTGCGGTCATCCAGCCGGTCCTGCCTTTCCCGCTCGATGCGCCCGGACTCGTCGTTGAGAGCCGCACGCTGCGCAAGGAAGAGGATCAGGAACGAATCACCCCGATCGACCAGATCGAAGCCACCCCGACACCCCCACAGCCAAACGAGTGA
- a CDS encoding AtpZ/AtpI family protein, with the protein MAADIPPPDPELPKDARLGSLDERLDRIRQEEAMRTKKAQPDPVTRIWQRMFSHLVGAPAGGGIFGWGLDTLFGTFPLFFLLMLFLGFGVGVVNIMRISKTPSGSGPGAS; encoded by the coding sequence ATGGCTGCCGACATCCCGCCACCGGACCCAGAGCTGCCGAAAGACGCAAGGCTCGGGTCGCTCGACGAGCGGCTCGATCGCATCCGTCAGGAAGAAGCGATGCGGACCAAGAAGGCACAGCCCGATCCGGTCACCCGGATTTGGCAGAGGATGTTCAGTCATCTGGTCGGCGCTCCGGCCGGTGGCGGCATCTTCGGGTGGGGCCTGGACACGCTGTTCGGGACCTTTCCGCTGTTCTTCCTGCTGATGCTGTTCCTTGGGTTCGGCGTCGGCGTGGTGAACATCATGAGGATTTCCAAGACGCCATCGGGCTCCGGCCCGGGCGCAAGCTGA